A window of the Erpetoichthys calabaricus chromosome 10, fErpCal1.3, whole genome shotgun sequence genome harbors these coding sequences:
- the chmp4ba gene encoding LOW QUALITY PROTEIN: charged multivesicular body protein 4b (The sequence of the model RefSeq protein was modified relative to this genomic sequence to represent the inferred CDS: deleted 1 base in 1 codon) translates to MALFGKLFGSGGKTGKSPSPQEAIQRLRETEEMLTKKQEFLEKKIDPELQTAKKHGTKNKRAALQALKRKKRYEKQLGQIDGTLSTIEFQREALENANTNTEVLKNMGFAAKAMKAAHENMDIDKVDELMQEITEQQELAQEISDAISKPVGFGEDFDEDELMAELEVLEQEELDKNLLEIGGPETVPLPNVPSTSLPARPAKKEEDEDDMKDLEAWAAM, encoded by the exons ATGGCTTTGTTTGGCAAGCTGTTTGGTTCTGGGGGCAAGACGGGGAAGTCTCCGAGCCCACAGGAAGCCATTCAGCGCCTTCGGGAGACGGAGGAGATGTTAACCAAGAAACAGGAGTTTCTAGAGAAGAAGATTGACCCT GAGCTTCAGACGGCGAAGAAGCACGGCACCAAAAACAAGAGGG CTGCACTTCAGGCcttgaagagaaaaaagagatATGAAAAGCAATTGGGACAGATTGATGGTACGCTGTCCACTATTGAGTTCCAGAGGGAGGCACTGGAGAATGCCAATACTAATACTGAAGTACTGAAAAACATGGGATTTGCAGCCAAGGCCATGAAGGCAGCACATGAAAACAT GGACATTGATAAGGTGGATGAACTGATGCAGGAAATTACTGAACAACAGGAGCTTGCTCAAGAGATCTCGGATGCCATCTCAAAGCCTGTTGGATTTGGTGAGGATTTTGATGAG GATGAATTGATGGCGGAATTAGAAGTTTTAGAGCAAGAGGAACTAGACAAAAACCTTCTGGAGATTGGTGGCCCAGAAACGGTGCCACTTCCCAATGTGCCTTCTACATCATTACCAGCAAGACCAG caaagaaagaagaagacgagGATGATATGAAAGACTTGGAAGCCTGGGCAGCAATGTAA